One window of the Nicotiana tabacum cultivar K326 chromosome 4, ASM71507v2, whole genome shotgun sequence genome contains the following:
- the LOC107811217 gene encoding uncharacterized protein LOC107811217 → MESNFNCLSRSPSLCMYVPSVEQHKNELHEEPKKIKEVYFALARAYTIEEFNRHMAKLETIDSRVKTYLMDIGYDKFSQAYSKTNRTTTMTLNIAESVNASNKHARDLPVVNLLDFMTTLIQKWNYTNQKDVVESFMKIGVKYENILADNTILSQTMTVLLSTQFLHLVIDGQTRNVVRLHEKNCTCGRFQLDDIPCPHAMAVIQKFHMDSYKYCSDYYSIDYLLKTYEIPVNPLSDETT, encoded by the exons ATGGAGAGCAACTTCAATTGTTTATCCAGAAGTCCCTCATTGTGTATGTATGTTCCATCTGTGGAACAACATAAAAACGAACTTCACGAAGAgccaaaaaaaatcaaagaagtaTACTTTGCGTTAGCAAGAGCATACACTATTGAAGAATTCAACAGGCATATGGCAAAGTTAGAAACTATTGATAGTAGAGTAAAAACATACCTGATGGATATTGGATATGATAAATTTTCCCAGGCATATTCCAAGACAAATAGAACCACGACCATGACATTGAATATTGCAGAATCAGTAAATGCATCAAACAAGCACGCAAGAGACCTCCCAGTTGTGAATTTGCTTGACTTTATGACGACATTGATTCAGAAATGGAATTACACCAATCAGAAGGATGTCGTGGAATCATTTATGAAAATAGGTGTAAAGTATGAAAACATATTGGCAGATAATACAATCTTATCACAGACGATGACG GTATTGCTATCAACTCAATTCTTACATTTAGTAATTGATGGCCAAACAAGAAATGTGGTGCGCCTACATGAAAAAAACTGCACTTGTGGAAGGTTTCAGCTAGACGATATTCCATGTCCACATGCAATGGCAGTTATACAAAAATTTCATATGGATTCATACAAGTATTGCTCGGATTACTACAGCATAGACTACTTGCTGAAAACATATGAGATACCAGTAAACCCTCTGTCGGATGAAACAACGTAG